A window of the Ostrea edulis chromosome 1, xbOstEdul1.1, whole genome shotgun sequence genome harbors these coding sequences:
- the LOC125664874 gene encoding uncharacterized protein LOC125664874: MGLIQSCIGKRKNKVGIISEEEADAYDKIKTEMKKELMEDSMHNKPIPCLMSSAAEHEKELTDTVENSQVSDCVKTKGGMAFNIYFKPALAMPLPIKTSVLKILPEDYEWWKEEMLSLLQEKQENARRKRRKVLRKKILVAKKVKGIRFREDLEIRVIQD, encoded by the exons ATGGGTCTTATTCAAAGCTGCATTGGGAAGCGCAAAAACAAAGTAGGGATTATTTCGGAAGAAGAAGCAGATGCATACGACAAAATAAAAACTGAGATGAAGAAAGAACTGATGGAGGATAGCATGCATAACAAACCGATTCCCTGCTTGATGTCTTCAGCAGCTGAACACGAAAAGGAACTCACAGACACTGTAGAAAACAGTCAAGTATCTGACTGTGTCAAGACAAAGGGCGGGATGGCtttcaatatttactttaaaccCGCTCTCGCTATGCCACTACCCATAAAAACATCAGTGCTGAAAATACTGCCTGAAGATTACGAATGGTGGAAAg AAGAAATGTTGAGTTTACTACAAGAGAAACAGGAAAATGCGAGGCGTAAGAGAAGGAAAGTGCTTCGCAAAAAGATCCTGGTAGCAAAGAAAGTAAAGGGGATTCGATTCAGAGAGGATTTGGAAATAAGAGTGATACAAGACTAA